Proteins from a genomic interval of Papaver somniferum cultivar HN1 chromosome 4, ASM357369v1, whole genome shotgun sequence:
- the LOC113275129 gene encoding uncharacterized protein LOC113275129 isoform X3: MASMVSSSPLKSSNKNYTYTHFYNNNPSSNKGSSRISYIIFSNQEINEEPNKQLGRREIILRTSEIAVLGAIFHFGGKKPNYLGVQNNPHALALCPATNNCISTSEDVTDLTHYAPPWSYNPENGRGRKKPVSREEAMNELILVFVDDVEFWFPPGKNSTVEYRSASRFGNFDFEVNKKRIKALRVELEKKGWASVGTF; encoded by the exons ATGGCATCCATGGTTTCATCCTCCCCATTAAAATCCAGCAATAAAAATTATACCTACACTCATTTCTACAACAACAACCCAAGTTCCAACAAAGGGTCTTCACGAATTTCCTACATCATCTTTTCTAATCAAGAAATCAATGAAGAACCAAACAAGCAATTGGGTCGTAG AGAAATTATATTGAGGACAAGTGAGATTGCTGTACTTGGAGCAATCTTCCATTTCGGTGGTAAAAAGCCTAACTATTTGGGTGTACAGAATAATCCACATGCATTAGCACTTTGTCCAGCTACTAATAATTGTATTTCTACTTCTGAAGATGTTACTGATCTTACTCATTATGCACCACCATG GAGTTATAATCCTGAAAATGGAAGAGGGAGGAAAAAACCTGTCAGTAGAGAAGAGGCGATGAACGAGCTCATCCTAGTG TTTGTTGATGATGTGGAGTTTTGGTTCCCGCCTGGCAAGAACTCAACGGTTGAATATCGATCTGCTTCTCGGTTCGGAAACTTTGATTTCGAAGTTAACAAGAAAAGAATCAAG GCACTTAGGGTGGAATTGGAGAAGAAAGGATGGGCATCTGTGGGAACCTTCTAA
- the LOC113275129 gene encoding uncharacterized protein LOC113275129 isoform X4: MASMVSSSPLKSSNKNYTYTHFYNNNPSSNKGSSRISYIIFSNQEINEEPNKQLGRRSYNPENGRGRKKPVSREEAMNELILVIKSKKPDNFTPRIVEKKDDYIRVEYESPIMGFVDDVEFWFPPGKNSTVEYRSASRFGNFDFEVNKKRIKALRVELEKKGWASVGTF, encoded by the exons ATGGCATCCATGGTTTCATCCTCCCCATTAAAATCCAGCAATAAAAATTATACCTACACTCATTTCTACAACAACAACCCAAGTTCCAACAAAGGGTCTTCACGAATTTCCTACATCATCTTTTCTAATCAAGAAATCAATGAAGAACCAAACAAGCAATTGGGTCGTAG GAGTTATAATCCTGAAAATGGAAGAGGGAGGAAAAAACCTGTCAGTAGAGAAGAGGCGATGAACGAGCTCATCCTAGTG ATAAAGTCGAAGAAACCAGATAATTTCACACCACGGATCGTGGAGAAGAAAGATGATTATATACGCGTAGAGTATGAGAGCCCAATCATGGGG TTTGTTGATGATGTGGAGTTTTGGTTCCCGCCTGGCAAGAACTCAACGGTTGAATATCGATCTGCTTCTCGGTTCGGAAACTTTGATTTCGAAGTTAACAAGAAAAGAATCAAG GCACTTAGGGTGGAATTGGAGAAGAAAGGATGGGCATCTGTGGGAACCTTCTAA
- the LOC113275129 gene encoding uncharacterized protein LOC113275129 isoform X1, with amino-acid sequence MASMVSSSPLKSSNKNYTYTHFYNNNPSSNKGSSRISYIIFSNQEINEEPNKQLGRREIILRTSEIAVLGAIFHFGGKKPNYLGVQNNPHALALCPATNNCISTSEDVTDLTHYAPPWSYNPENGRGRKKPVSREEAMNELILVIKSKKPDNFTPRIVEKKDDYIRVEYESPIMGFVDDVEFWFPPGKNSTVEYRSASRFGNFDFEVNKKRIKALRVELEKKGWASVGTF; translated from the exons ATGGCATCCATGGTTTCATCCTCCCCATTAAAATCCAGCAATAAAAATTATACCTACACTCATTTCTACAACAACAACCCAAGTTCCAACAAAGGGTCTTCACGAATTTCCTACATCATCTTTTCTAATCAAGAAATCAATGAAGAACCAAACAAGCAATTGGGTCGTAG AGAAATTATATTGAGGACAAGTGAGATTGCTGTACTTGGAGCAATCTTCCATTTCGGTGGTAAAAAGCCTAACTATTTGGGTGTACAGAATAATCCACATGCATTAGCACTTTGTCCAGCTACTAATAATTGTATTTCTACTTCTGAAGATGTTACTGATCTTACTCATTATGCACCACCATG GAGTTATAATCCTGAAAATGGAAGAGGGAGGAAAAAACCTGTCAGTAGAGAAGAGGCGATGAACGAGCTCATCCTAGTG ATAAAGTCGAAGAAACCAGATAATTTCACACCACGGATCGTGGAGAAGAAAGATGATTATATACGCGTAGAGTATGAGAGCCCAATCATGGGG TTTGTTGATGATGTGGAGTTTTGGTTCCCGCCTGGCAAGAACTCAACGGTTGAATATCGATCTGCTTCTCGGTTCGGAAACTTTGATTTCGAAGTTAACAAGAAAAGAATCAAG GCACTTAGGGTGGAATTGGAGAAGAAAGGATGGGCATCTGTGGGAACCTTCTAA
- the LOC113275131 gene encoding proteasome subunit beta type-1-like, which translates to MPHKQQRFEPYDMNGGTCVGIAGADYCVIAADTRMSTGYNILTRDYSKLCKLADKCIMASGGFQADVKALQKALSAKHLIYQHQHGKQVSCPAMGQLLSNTLYYKRFFPYYAFNVLGGLDNEGKGCVYTYDAVGSYERVGYSAQGSGSTLIMPVLDNQLKSPSPLLLPAVDAVTPLSEAEAIDLVKDVFASATERDIYTGDRLEIMVVNAAGTRTEYVELRKD; encoded by the exons ATGCCTCACAAACAACAGCGATTTGAACCTTATGACATGAATGGAGG AACTTGTGTTGGGATCGCAGGAGCAGATTACTGTGTCATTGCAGCAGATACGAGGATGTCAACTGGTTACAATATTCTTACACGAGATTACTCCAAACTTTGCAAATT GGCGGATAAATGTATAATGGCATCAGGGGGATTTCAGGCAGATGTGAAAGCTCTGCAGAAAGCCTTGTCTGCAAAGCACTTG ATTTATCAGCACCAACATGGGAAGCAGGTGAGCTGCCCTGCCATGGGGCAGCTGCTCTCCAATACCCTCTACTACAAACGTTTCTTTCCTTACTATGCTTTCAACGTCTTAGGTGGCCTTGATAATGAAG GAAAGGGTTGTGTTTACACTTATGATGCCGTGGGATCCTATGAGAGGGTTGGCTACAGTGCTCAAGGTTCCGGTTCTACTCTTATCATGCCTGTTTTGGATAATCAACTGAAGTCTCCCAGCCCTCTCTTGTTACCTGCCGTG GATGCCGTGACTCCATTATCAGAAGCAGAGGCAATTGATTTGGTTAAAGATGTTTTTGCATCTGCAACTGAAAGAGATATCTACACT GGAGACAGGCTTGAAATAATGGTCGTAAACGCAGCAGGTACCAGAACAGAGTACGTTGAGCTCAGGAAAGACTAG
- the LOC113275129 gene encoding uncharacterized protein LOC113275129 isoform X2 yields MASMVSSSPLKSSNKNYTYTHFYNNNPSSNKGSSRISYIIFSNQEINEEPNKQLGRREIILRTSEIAVLGAIFHFGDVTDLTHYAPPWSYNPENGRGRKKPVSREEAMNELILVIKSKKPDNFTPRIVEKKDDYIRVEYESPIMGFVDDVEFWFPPGKNSTVEYRSASRFGNFDFEVNKKRIKALRVELEKKGWASVGTF; encoded by the exons ATGGCATCCATGGTTTCATCCTCCCCATTAAAATCCAGCAATAAAAATTATACCTACACTCATTTCTACAACAACAACCCAAGTTCCAACAAAGGGTCTTCACGAATTTCCTACATCATCTTTTCTAATCAAGAAATCAATGAAGAACCAAACAAGCAATTGGGTCGTAG AGAAATTATATTGAGGACAAGTGAGATTGCTGTACTTGGAGCAATCTTCCATTTCGGTG ATGTTACTGATCTTACTCATTATGCACCACCATG GAGTTATAATCCTGAAAATGGAAGAGGGAGGAAAAAACCTGTCAGTAGAGAAGAGGCGATGAACGAGCTCATCCTAGTG ATAAAGTCGAAGAAACCAGATAATTTCACACCACGGATCGTGGAGAAGAAAGATGATTATATACGCGTAGAGTATGAGAGCCCAATCATGGGG TTTGTTGATGATGTGGAGTTTTGGTTCCCGCCTGGCAAGAACTCAACGGTTGAATATCGATCTGCTTCTCGGTTCGGAAACTTTGATTTCGAAGTTAACAAGAAAAGAATCAAG GCACTTAGGGTGGAATTGGAGAAGAAAGGATGGGCATCTGTGGGAACCTTCTAA